The Actinomycetes bacterium genome contains the following window.
GGGAAGGGATGTGCCTCGCCGTCGCGTCCGGCTGTGAAGAAGTGGCCCATGCGACGGGCGAGCGCGGCTCCAAAGATCACCTCTCCGGCTGCCACTGTTCGGATGGCTCGCACGATGTCGTCGGGTGTTGCGCCCTTGAGGATGTAGCCACGAGCACCCGCGCGCATGGCGGCGAACACCGAGGTGTCGTCCTCGAGCATCGTGACCATCAGC
Protein-coding sequences here:
- a CDS encoding response regulator transcription factor; this encodes LMVTMLEDDTSVFAAMRAGARGYILKGATPDDIVRAIRTVAAGEVIFGAALARRMGHFFTAGRDGEAHPFPELTTRERDVLGLIADGRSNTDIATALGLSEKTVRNNVSNIFAKLLVHDRAAAAVKARTAGLGS